TAAAGGTTCCCGACACCAGCTTGGCCAAAAGCTTGCTGGTGGCGACACCAGCACAGCTGGTGAGGCCCAGTCGGTCGCGAATGGCTTCCCTTAGCTCTGCGGCGACGTGCGACCCTAGAGCCAACTCTGGGTGAAAGCTGGCTTTAATCTCTGCGGCCTCTGCTGTGCATCAAAAACCATCATAAAGCAGAACAAAAAGGGAAATATGTAAATAGTGAATTACAAATAAACTGTGATTATTGGACTTAGTTTTGCAAGTTGTTCTGGGGTTTACTTGAAGTGCTGTAAACGTAGCCCTTAAAAGAGGAGGCTGGTGTGCATGGCAGCCGTTTTTGTATTATCTCTGTGATGTCCACAAAGTTCTCGTCAAAGCCAAGCCTCTCTACTAATGGACAGAAGGACAGCAGCAGTTCTTGTATGAAGGCGACAAAATGGGAAAAGCAAGAAGAGAAACATTAACGGGCACTGATAAACAAAGGGCTTATAAATTAATCTCAAGTATAATGATAAAAACAACCTAATGAAGTTCTGGACTGCACTGAGCTTCGATATCATCCAAGTGCTGTGGCTGTACGGCCTACCTGTCACTTGATAGGACGTTTCTCTGTAGTGCGTCAGGTCCTCTCCTTTCACCAGCACTAGCTGAGGACATTTCTGTTTGGCGTCGGTGACGGACATGAGCTTGGTGACACCCTGCTGTCTCGCCACATAGTTGCATGTGACTACGATGTACTTCTGCTGGATACCTGAGGGGAACACAAAAATAGTAAGGGGAACTTTCGTTTAACTCTCTGGAGTGCTTGTTTGAGAAATATAAAattacgcacacacaaaaaaaataataattgtgaaCTCCCGAATTCCCAAAATGTGTCAGAGAGCAATCCCTTCTGCAGTTCGATTAATTTACATTAGCGGAGCGTCTtcaccacatttttttaatcgagtCATCTTGGGGATACCTAGAGGAACGTCTCTCAATGCTGGGTTTCGGATCATTTCCACCTGGGCATAGAAGCAATCCAggtcaaaatgcaaaatgactCTGTGTGCAAGTGTTAGCCTCTTACTGAGGCTCGGTCCTGAAACGGACAGAAAATATCAGTGACACTTTAAGCACGTTTGTATGGAAACTACTGTAGTTTTCGTCGGTGTGACGTTACCCGAAACTCGACAGGTTAGGTGCGAATCCGTCAAATGTTGCTTCCAGTCGGTTTCATCCACTTCCATCTCGTCCTCGCTGCTTTCCATTGCAAAATTGTGAATTGTCTGTGTAAAAGTTGAAAATATAGGTCGATGTTTTTATTCACTGATAGCAGGAGAAAGTGACATACCACAAAGAAAGAAACCAATCGCGCGCTGAAAAACTGCGCCATCTTGCGCCAGGATGACTTTGCTAAaaagtaattgaaaaaaaaagaattacctGACACTTGATGGTGATAAAATTGAAACACTGTTTCAGAAACAGTGTGCCAGGACGCAAAATACACCAACAGGAAAGCTTTTTAATAACACCATATtaactttaaaaacattttaaaccgaCGCCCAGCGCGTCTCGACTTCCATATAAATTAGATTGGGCGGTAACCGGGCCTTTGACAGTGTGATCCACAAACACCCGGCCGAGTGGACGGGTCGAGCAGCGATGTTCCAGTCGTCTGGCCTCTTCGCCCGGGTGCCCTGTCCTTTCCCCAGGCGCTCCTGCAAACGCCCCCATTGTTGGTACAAACATCCTGAGGACGGGGGACGTTTGTTTGGTTACTCCTCGCCGTCGCCGTCATGGTGCTCATTAACGACTATAGACCTAACAGGTGAGCAGCGAGAGCGCGGTCACGTTAGCTCGAGGTGCCATTTTGTTTCTAATCGACGCGGGGATTAAAAACgcataaaaataagaaaaactgtttaaaatttagattttagAACTTGCTGGGGAAGAAACGGGAGTTGAGTAATTGAATTGGTTATCAAGGTTGGGTTGGGTTTCGTTGAAGTGTTGTTATTTCTCAAGACCAAATGTCTTTGGTTTCGGGAATTTTGTAATTACTTAAAAGTTAATTCGTAATGTTTTCGCAATTcaacgattaaaaaaatgtcacaaaagactgagatttaaacaaaaatgttcaaccaaacatAATTTTCTTTATCTTCAAAAAGATCCTGTTTAAACGCACCCATTGAAGAGCCCTGCTCACAAAcctattatctttttttaattacttttgtttttaaccaaaGGATCTGTAGTTGTACGGAACAGTGTGATTATGTTTACCCGTCTCTGATTGCTATCCTGCAGGTGACCAAGATGGCATTCAGTCCACCTCGAGTACGCCACAAGTTGTAGACTATGCCGAGTCCTTCCAAGAGCTGGAACACATCAACAAGAAGATCGAAACAGCCAAGTATGAAGTCGAGAAGGAGCAGAGGAAGCTGTCGTGCTACCGTGCAGCAGAAGGTGAAAATACAAATGGCTGTTGGTATATATGCCCCAATAGTATCAAAGCACCCACCCAATCCAGGAAGTATGTGCTTGACAATTCCAAGCCAAGGACAGACTTGGAATACGATCCCATGTCCAACTTCACTGCCGAATTCAGGTCATACAAGTCATCTAGTCTGGCGCTGAAAGGGAAAGGGGTGAACCAAGTTGATGTAAAAAAGCCAGTCAGCCATCACGTGGCGCCTTATTGCTCTCCATCCCCTGAGATACAAGATGACGCCTACGATGATGACGTCCTGATAATTGACATACCAGACTCTCCTAACAGGAAGTTGGCGCAAGCTCACTGTGATCTTGATGCGGTCGTCACGCCAGTGCAGGAGGTTGGTACCATTATTGCaaaccatatatatattttttcagatgCCTACCCAAcctacagtatctacacacactCATTATTAGTAGCAATGTGACAGGAGTtcccaaaagaataaaaaaaaaaagtcaaaatacgaAGTGTGGTTGCATAAGATGCTTTAACCTGAGTACAAGTGAacaagaattttgaaaatcggATAAAGCCTTCTGGAATAATTCAGCTTtgtacgcatgtttttttttaggaatgttTGTGAACGGTATCGCCTAAAAAAATCGGGTTGAAAATACCTTCAAACTGAAGTAAAATGGTTCAATTTAATTTCTTCACATCatcttggattgttttgttacaTCTTCCACTCCCGAATAGGACAGgccccttttttaaatgaacacctGGGTTATCCTTAAATAGACTTCCTCTttaaatatgttgttgttttacacgtttACTTAAAAGCTCTTAAATACTCTTATGTTTACATCCTCTGTCCTGCAGAATGCCCGGAAGAAAGATCGCAAAGCAtctgcttcaagtgtggttgaGCTGACTGAGTGTGTGGAAGACTTCAACAGCAAAAGTCCCGATCACAACTCTAGGTGTTTTCAGTTCACTGAAGTTGAACCAGATCACATTTCGGACAAGGACAACGAGACTGTTTGCGTCGAGGTCCCAAAGTGCTTGGAGGCGAAGCGACAAACCGCAGAGCGCCAGCTATCCATGAAGACAGAAGAATGTCAGGAATCAATCTGTACTTTACCAAACAGCCACCAGGAGGCAGCAGAGGCCTCCCTGGGCAGCAGCCCGCTTTCGATCGAAATCCCCTCATCTCCCGAAGAGAGTTTTTCTTTGAAAGCAGCCACTGATGCGGTCATCGTCATCAATTCCAGCTCAGACGAAGATGAAGAAGAGATGGATGTGGAACTGTCTGACAGCGACCCTGTGGCAGAGTGTTACCGTATCTTCATGGAGGCAAACAACAAGGAAGATGGCGGTGGTGATCAGGAGCCGCCAGAGGTGCCTGTAGGTTTGTTTCCAAATTGCTTGGAAAGAGCGAAGTGCTTACttgtaaaataatacaatacaatacaatacaatactaaatcctgttgttgttgctgctgcaagATGGAACCGAAGCATGTGGAGAAACCCAACCAACCTGACGTTCCAGCCATTAAACCCCAAGAACTGCCAGCAAAGAGGAGGATCGCGCATGAATCCAAAGATGCAGAGGTTTTACAATCTACGTGCTCACCTATTCATGTTTTGTGCAAAGCTCTGTCTAAATGGGAAAGGTAGTGGGATCAAGCAAGTACGTGATGCATTTCTATGGAGTGAGAAGCTTTGTGTGTCATGTaggagtttagcctgggttTCTTGGCATTTGCACTTGGTAtttgaatgtgtattttttgtcaaataatcaATCCTTTTCAGTCAGGTACTGATTAAACAACACGATTCTACAGGTGTACCTTTATGTTGCTTACAACAAAAGGCCAATGTAAAATGTGCCGTTTTATTGTACACTGCACAGTAAAACTTCACATTTTTAAGTAGCTCTTTTATTTGTGGCAATTACCGGCACACCTGTGCAATAGGTGCAAAACactgtgtgtgaatggttgtcccaCTAGATACTGCCAGCCATCTGATTTAGCCTGCATATTTTAGTTCTTTAAAACTCATCAAATActtgtttttaaacacatttcagCACAGGacaatgaatgacaaaaaaaatcccccccaccccctgaaaaagtttttttcccccgctctCTAAATTTAAACGCGAATCAACAGTcttgtaaaacagtcaaatatgCAATGAATTGTGTATTATCAGTCTTTGTTACAAGCAAAACAAGTTATAGTATTTTATTAATTATATTGTAAAATGTTAATTGGCTATCAGATATACATATGCCAAATATCTGGATCAGcaccaccttaaaaaaataaaaataaagcatatTGGTCAGGTCCCTGTTCAAACTTTCAATACTGTATAGGCAATTGTCAActacccccctcaccccatgTCTTCCATTTAATTTCACCAACCGTGACGGGGCCCAGGCCCCATATTTGTACTAAAGATGAAGTCATTTGTCGATTTTTGACAGGTTGCAGGAGTGAAAAGGAGGCCGCAGATTCAGGTGCTGGTTCCGCTCCAAGGACCAGTGAAAGCATCCCCAGCCTCTCAGCTTGTTGGCGGTGTGCCCAATATTCAGCAGGTCCAGCAGAAGGCGGTCATTTTGACAGCTGCCCTGAAAGGAGGCCAAGCGTTGCTTTCGTCCGTCGGGCAAAGGAAGCCCATGCCTGCTCCTCCTTCAGTGCCTCATCCTTCAACTCCTCCTGCAGTGACGGTCAACACTTCACCTGCTCATCAACAGAAAGGTCAATTCTGATGGTTACTACGCTTCATAGTGCAAAGAACCGTTGCTTGTCAAAATAGACGACGTGCCAAATTCATCTTTGTTCATAAGAAAAATTGCTATCAATGATTATaatgtgtaaaaacaagaataaaaaaaactgcGAAATTTGCTACGCACAGACACTGCGGGCATAAAATGACTCTTGCACTTAAGtactaaatttttttttcccaagtctaaaatatcaaagaaaaaaaatctgactaaaTGTACAGTTCCAGACCAAATTTCACCTTCTATCTCATCACAGTGTGTGCCAAATACATACGTGTGGGCTCCGCCGTCCTCAACGTGGACAACAACTTGCGCCTGATCCTCCCTCAGGGCACCCTGCCTCCCTACTCCACCTCCAGCGAGGTAACCCCGGTCTTTACCCCCATCACTCAAGTGTGCCTGGGCCCTATCACTCGCAAAACGCTGAGCGTCCCAGCACAGACGTATCGCTCCACTGCGTCTCTACTCATTCCCGCCGCCGCACGACGACCCTCCCAGTCGTACTCTGTGGTGTCTGTTCCAACTGCCACCAGTAAAACGCCCAGCCAAGCCGCTATGAAGGTATGCGCTGTTAGGAAGTAACGGAATACAAATGCATTGTAACTGTACTTTATATTTTCTGGTATCTGTTAATTggctatttacttatttttttttgtgggggggttaaACTGTTACTTCCTCTATTGAAAAACTGACATCTGCACTTTTAGGGACCACTATACACAGTTTGTGCGCTGTAGCCGCGTCCAGAAGTATGAATGGGCAAGCGCAGTTGAAACGTTGCCACTGAAAACGTCAATTGTATTTTGCCGTGAAAAGCCAGGAGCCGTCAAACGAAAAGTAAAGCAGCAGAGTGAGACTGCCAAAGAGAAAGTGCCCCATGACATCCGACAGCGCTATGTCACCGAGTTCACAGAGGCGTTCCTCGATACGTCCGCCGATATCGACGAGGCCTTCAAAAAGGTGATCCTGTCTCTCGCTGGGAATGTTGACACTCCATGACAAAGTGCCCGGCGTGATAGTCGTTTGTCCCGTTATGGTCGACAGGCCCTAGCTGAGGAGAAAACTGTGTACAATCGCAGTGTCAACAAGCTGAAATATCTTAGCATTGCTGTGAATGCGCTGAAGAGGTTAAAAAAGCAGAATTCTGTCACTTCCAGTGGTGAGGGACacttgcaagtgttttttttttcattcataaacttttcattcattcataaaccGTCAAGATTGCCTTTCTTGAttgccttcccccccccccccccccgacccccctctgATTTAGATGAGAAAGCCAATGGGAGAAATCCTAAAGGAAATATTCCACTAAACCGGAAGCAGCTCAGAGGAAATGGTGCATGTCACTCTGCTGCAAattatttcccacagcactgctGTAATACAATAAATTATTCTTTCCCATGCAGATGACGCTTCCTTGTATGAGATTTTAAGGGATTACATTCTAAGTGAGGATCAGCTGATTGAGGGTAACTATCCTGTCCAACATCCTGAGAAACCCGGCTGCGCTGTCCTTTTCGCCAACAATAAGAAGGGCGGCAACGACCGTAAGCTCCCAGACATGTACTGACAGTTGTCGTCACCAGAGGGCGCACTTTAGCTGCATTGCACTGTTTGTCTCCGAATAGCCCTGAAGAGGATTTGCTGTCGGTGCGGAGCCACATACTCTGTGAACAAAGCGGGCAAGCACACCCGAACGGAAGAGTGCACCTATCACTATGGGAAAGGAGTGGAGAACAGAGGTACTCGAGTACTATGGTTGTCAAACTGGACTCTGCGAGCCATGACTTGGTCGGCTCAATAAATTCATCATGTCGTATTTGTCGAGATGCGTCACTTGCACATGGAGACTGACGGCCAATTAAACAAACATAAATCAAGTTCACAGCTTTCttatttttcctttaaaaatgcaGCTATGCTtgtattacaacttttttttcatttgaaaataggAATTTGGAATTGGAAAACGATTATCGGGACACTGCGACCTTCCTCTCATATGGTCCACTTTTAAGTTCCCATAGCATTTAGGGGTCCACACTTTTGCAGTATTCGAGTTATGATTAGTTCCTTGGAAGGTGTTCTATCCTGTAAAAGGGTCCTTTTGATGCAAGAAGTTTGCACACCTTTTATAAAGTATCTTGTTGCTGTGTGTACCCACCACAGTGCCAGGCGGGGTGGAGACTCGCTATAGCTGCTGTCAGGGCGTCATGGGAGCACCCGGTTGCCAAATTTTTAAGGTGAGACCTAGgtcgacacaagacttggcggCCCACTTTTATGAATCTCTCTCTTAAACTGCTCATCTGCTACAGTTGCATGTGCACGATTCCCTTGCCATGGATGGATTCGTATCAACCATCCCCAGACGTCCTGCAGATGGCAGCTGCCCCGGAGTCTACGCGTTGGACTGT
This sequence is a window from Hippocampus zosterae strain Florida chromosome 6, ASM2543408v3, whole genome shotgun sequence. Protein-coding genes within it:
- the zgc:152968 gene encoding RNA exonuclease 1 homolog isoform X2 is translated as MFQSSGLFARVPCPFPRRSCKRPHCWYKHPEDGGRLFGYSSPSPSWCSLTTIDLTGDQDGIQSTSSTPQVVDYAESFQELEHINKKIETAKYEVEKEQRKLSCYRAAEGENTNGCWYICPNSIKAPTQSRKYVLDNSKPRTDLEYDPMSNFTAEFRSYKSSSLALKGKGVNQVDVKKPVSHHVAPYCSPSPEIQDDAYDDDVLIIDIPDSPNRKLAQAHCDLDAVVTPVQENARKKDRKASASSVVELTECVEDFNSKSPDHNSRCFQFTEVEPDHISDKDNETVCVEVPKCLEAKRQTAERQLSMKTEECQESICTLPNSHQEAAEASLGSSPLSIEIPSSPEESFSLKAATDAVIVINSSSDEDEEEMDVELSDSDPVAECYRIFMEANNKEDGGGDQEPPEMEPKHVEKPNQPDVPAIKPQELPAKRRIAHESKDAEVAGVKRRPQIQVLVPLQGPVKASPASQLVGGVPNIQQVQQKAVILTAALKGGQALLSSVGQRKPMPAPPSVPHPSTPPAVTVNTSPAHQQKVCAKYIRVGSAVLNVDNNLRLILPQGTLPPYSTSSEVTPVFTPITQVCLGPITRKTLSVPAQTYRSTASLLIPAAARRPSQSYSVVSVPTATSKTPSQAAMKPGAVKRKVKQQSETAKEKVPHDIRQRYVTEFTEAFLDTSADIDEAFKKALAEEKTVYNRSVNKLKYLSIAVNALKRLKKQNSVTSSDEKANGRNPKGNIPLNRKQLRGNDDASLYEILRDYILSEDQLIEGNYPVQHPEKPGCAVLFANNKKGGNDPLKRICCRCGATYSVNKAGKHTRTEECTYHYGKGVENRVPGGVETRYSCCQGVMGAPGCQIFKLHVHDSLAMDGFVSTIPRRPADGSCPGVYALDCEMCYTIHGLELSRVTVVDSSLRVVFDTFVKPHNEVIDYNTRFSGISEEDVKANHVSLAEVQKTLLSFISADTILIGHGLETDFCALKLLHGTVVDTAAVFPHRLGPPHRLSLSSLTAEHLTRIIQESVCGHDTAEDAAACMELMLLKDKDGKMKRNDGKNTLHPTPKCT
- the zgc:152968 gene encoding RNA exonuclease 1 homolog isoform X1, with protein sequence MFQSSGLFARVPCPFPRRSCKRPHCWYKHPEDGGRLFGYSSPSPSWCSLTTIDLTGDQDGIQSTSSTPQVVDYAESFQELEHINKKIETAKYEVEKEQRKLSCYRAAEGENTNGCWYICPNSIKAPTQSRKYVLDNSKPRTDLEYDPMSNFTAEFRSYKSSSLALKGKGVNQVDVKKPVSHHVAPYCSPSPEIQDDAYDDDVLIIDIPDSPNRKLAQAHCDLDAVVTPVQENARKKDRKASASSVVELTECVEDFNSKSPDHNSRCFQFTEVEPDHISDKDNETVCVEVPKCLEAKRQTAERQLSMKTEECQESICTLPNSHQEAAEASLGSSPLSIEIPSSPEESFSLKAATDAVIVINSSSDEDEEEMDVELSDSDPVAECYRIFMEANNKEDGGGDQEPPEVPMEPKHVEKPNQPDVPAIKPQELPAKRRIAHESKDAEVAGVKRRPQIQVLVPLQGPVKASPASQLVGGVPNIQQVQQKAVILTAALKGGQALLSSVGQRKPMPAPPSVPHPSTPPAVTVNTSPAHQQKVCAKYIRVGSAVLNVDNNLRLILPQGTLPPYSTSSEVTPVFTPITQVCLGPITRKTLSVPAQTYRSTASLLIPAAARRPSQSYSVVSVPTATSKTPSQAAMKPGAVKRKVKQQSETAKEKVPHDIRQRYVTEFTEAFLDTSADIDEAFKKALAEEKTVYNRSVNKLKYLSIAVNALKRLKKQNSVTSSDEKANGRNPKGNIPLNRKQLRGNDDASLYEILRDYILSEDQLIEGNYPVQHPEKPGCAVLFANNKKGGNDPLKRICCRCGATYSVNKAGKHTRTEECTYHYGKGVENRVPGGVETRYSCCQGVMGAPGCQIFKLHVHDSLAMDGFVSTIPRRPADGSCPGVYALDCEMCYTIHGLELSRVTVVDSSLRVVFDTFVKPHNEVIDYNTRFSGISEEDVKANHVSLAEVQKTLLSFISADTILIGHGLETDFCALKLLHGTVVDTAAVFPHRLGPPHRLSLSSLTAEHLTRIIQESVCGHDTAEDAAACMELMLLKDKDGKMKRNDGKNTLHPTPKCT